A genomic stretch from Scheffersomyces stipitis CBS 6054 chromosome 6, complete sequence includes:
- a CDS encoding predicted protein, which translates to MASVLSRIIRSVRAFLGTLYLVLVILTIPLAFDVGGVTCGLAFSLTTFLLYFSLMTIRLVTRRSKYFRWISILYYSQHFVIPSLLTFFLSYYRTENKVVYKYINPVDIWRFLLINATPVFTILEGFCSLLLIQAIGQTINWLTIYKSDTWLIISLVGSGSTITAAFYFLYRIYVFPFTIDIVSASLLGSLLTLTVGIGGYGIVSGKGSMIESSLLFAYVVRCIYETFPILSEGATRTLTSLFTQATNNLRNEIPKLPHQIINPISQLIPFLASNLPGSFKTIWEFLLMAIQKLTLPLLLNLAYRIGVFYAATKIIPLLYQNAAYPNTPPRTPPQATRSRQASNKSLSELASSIPTTEDTNLEESISFKEVTKPITPLRDRKSFRLKPPHHQPPSAIISLIYAYSPCIVIAVYTHLMLSYSGELGTELKIWGFFSSSAVSIVVHPWQFWNWVNMATTILLYAAELSGNDSSSNGGTSLTSHWKVE; encoded by the coding sequence ATGGCATCTGTATTATCTAGAATAATACGATCTGTCAGAGCGTTTCTAGGAACCCTATATTTGGTCCTTGTAATATTGACCATACCCCTAGCGTTTGACGTTGGAGGGGTCACTTGCGGATTGGCTTTCTCCTTAACGACGTTCTTGTTATACTTTCTGCTTATGACCATAAGACTTGtcacaagaagaagcaagtaCTTCAGATGGATCTCCATCCTCTACTATTCACAACACTTTGTCATTCCCAGTCTTTTGACGTTCTTTTTGTCATATTACAGAACAGAAAATAAGGTCGTCTACAAGTACATCAACCCTGTGGATATCTGGcgtttcttgttgatcaatGCTACACCAGTCTTCACAATCCTAGAAGGTTTCTGCTCGCTTTTGCTTATCCAAGCCATCGGACAAACCATCAACTGGTTAACTATCTACAAATCAGACACTTGGTTGATCATCTCGCTTGTAGGAAGTGGCTCAACAATCACAGCCGCCTTCTACTTCCTCTACAGAATCTACGTATTTCCCTTTACCATCGACATTGTCTCAGCATCGCTCTTGGGTTCGTTGCTAACTCTTACGGTCGGAATTGGTGGATATGGTATCGTATCTGGAAAAGGCTCCATGATTGAATCGTCTCTCTTGTTTGCTTACGTAGTTCGTTGCATCTACGAGACCTTCCCCATACTTTCTGAAGGAGCTACAAGAACATTGACGTCTCTATTCACTCAAGCTACAAATAACTTAAGAAACGAGATTCCCAAATTACCTCACCAGATCATCAACCCAATCTCTCAGCTCATCCCTTTCCTAGCTTCAAACCTTCCAGGTTCCTTTAAGACAATCTGGGAATTTCTCCTTATGGCAATCCAGAAGTTGACCTTGCcgttgttgttgaacttggccTATAGAATAGGTGTGTTTTACGCAGCTACCAAGATTATTCCATTGCTCTATCAAAACGCTGCTTACCCAAACACACCTCCCAGAACTCCTCCACAAGCCACGAGGTCTCGCCAAGCCTCTAACAAGTCGCTTTCAGAGTTAGCTTCTAGTATACCGACAACAGAAGATACGAATCTTGAAGAGTCAATCTCCTTTAAGGAGGTCACCAAACCAATAACTCCTTTGAGAGACAGGAAGTCATTCCGTCTCAAACCTCCCCATCATCAACCACCATCGGCCATTATAAGCTTGATCTACGCTTACTCGCCTTGTATAGTCATCGCAGTGTATACCCACTTGATGTTGCTGTACAGTGGAGAATTAGGTACGGAGTTGAAAATTTGGGGATTCTTCTCATCGTCGGCAGTGCTGATCGTGGTTCATCCATGGCAATTCTGGAACTGGGTCAATATGGCCACTACGATCTTACTCTATGCTGCCGAACTACTGGGAAACGATAGTAGTTCAAACGGTGGCACTTCACTTACAAGTCATTGGAAGGTTGAATAG
- a CDS encoding predicted protein, whose product MPSIVMALLGNLFEFAQIGCRLSSGIRIYSSSTSVEVWSDKVLPGRKPIGQPYFDYRLCLFCSFFSSIPSQSRESGAHLQLKRSRILDKLFSQTQDESQNGSEFAIGLFRSYKLRRERTISSFASNVIVGTESLRQHLPPTDLELVFTAGVWFVRCRSLRSEDPTPV is encoded by the exons ATGCCATCTATTGTCATGGCCCTTTTGGGTaatctttttgaattcgCACAAATTGGTTGCAGA CTAAGCTCCGGTATAAGAATCTACAGTAGCTCTACTAGTGTAGAAGTCTGGCTGGACAAAGTTTTGCCTGGAAGAAAGCCGATTGGACAGCCCTATTTCGACTACAGGTTGTGTCTCTTCTgctccttcttctcctcGATTCCTAGTCAATCTAGGGAAAGTGGTGCACATCTTCAGTTGAAGAGATCTCGAATCTTAGATAAGCTTTTCTCGCAGACGCAAGATGAGCTGCAAAATGGTTCAGAATTTGCAATAGGATTATTCCGAAGCTACAAACTACGCAGAGAGAGAACTATCCTGAGCTTTGCTCTGAACGTCATTGTCGGCACAGAAAGTCTACGCCAGCATTTACCACCTACGGATTTAGAATTGGTATTTACAGCTGGTGTGTGGTTTGTGCGGTGCCGCTCGTTAAGGTCAGAAGATCCTACTCCAGTGTAG
- a CDS encoding predicted protein yields MARQVKRRPHASARPESSSDSKKPKLKHGRHQMRTVTRTARRPGQQDFEEESQDTYDNQQLGEDGQNDEESEDEQEIEQESGKAYEALLTLLKSDHKESKPARKSDKVEENQDEEEEDDEEIAGANVQNEEDQDNEDDNEDDEDSARGLAQDPLEAHFNRVEDSYIDNQERLVIKEREKWTTVEKKTYDNLGYSSLTQSPPGRAISIPSKTKVKISDFFIKKRVLDAFEATYPSDFEKLSPLDLALLEPMMKYQDINFPYKTFSNTSYRKLYALHALNHIYKTRDRIIKNTTKLNNYREALKNGTANLDSQEPEFRDQGFTRPKVLILLPTRNSCYELVELLIKLSGCEQQENKKKFMNQFYAKELPPDTKPLDFRDSFKGNNNDFFCLGLKLTRKSLKLYSSFYSSDIIIASPIGLSMILENPDKKKRQYDFVSSIEVLIVDRANQIEMQNWENVATVMRYVNKIPKDFHDADFSRIRMWSINDQSKLLRQNLIFSEYLTPNINNLITSKSFNIGNKTKFKPIINSNNCIMNSIGLKLKQIFQRFDSPSPVSDPEVRFKFFINTVLPSLMKSSSYSDGIMIFVPSYFDYLRIKHHLKSSTKFNFGSIDEYSSQSKSTKARQQFMAGKINIMLYTERLHYFRRFEISGVKTMLMYGLPSNPVFYKELVRFIGKSVFREQCDLDLAFVKILFSKWDAVTLERVVGNERAHALCNSPNELFEFR; encoded by the exons ATGGCCAGACAAGTGAAGAGAAGACCGCATGCCTCGGCGAGACCGGAATCTTCTTCGGATTCCAAGAAGCCGAAGCTCAAACATGGAAGACACCAAATGAGAACCGTTACTAGAACAGCCAGAAGGCCCGGCCAACAggactttgaagaagaatcccAAGACACGTATGACAATCAACAGCTTGGTGAAGATGGGCAGaatgacgaagaaagcGAAGATGagcaagaaattgaacagGAAAGTGGAAAGGCATATGAAGCACTTTTGACCTTGTTAAAATCTGACCACAAGGAGTCGAAGCCAGCCAGGAAGTCTGACAAAGTGGAAGAAAAccaagacgaagaagaagaagacgatgaagaaatagcAGGAGCTAATGTACAAAACGAGGAAGATCaagataatgaagatgacaacGAG gatgatgaagattcagCTCGAGGATTAGCACAAGATCCTCTTGAAGCCCATTTCAATCGTGTAGAGGATTCCTATATAGACAACCAAGAGAGGTTGGTCATCaaggaaagagaaaaatgGACtactgtagaaaagaagacatATGATAACTTGGGGTACTCTTCTTTGACCCAGAGTCCTCCAGGACGAGCTATATCCATTCCATCCAAGACGAAAGTTAAGATTTCTGACTTTTTCATTAAGAAAAGGGTGTTGGATGCCTTTGAGGCTACATATCCTTCtgattttgaaaagttATCTCCTTTAGACTTGGCGCTTTTAGAGCCTATGATGAAGTACCAGGACATCAACTTTCCTTATAAGACCTTCAGCAACACTTCATACAGAAAGTTGTATGCCCTTCATGCATTGAACCACATTTACAAAACCAGAGACAGAATCATAAAGAACACAacaaaattgaacaactaTAGAGAAGCTTTGAAAAATGGCACGGCCAATTTGGATTCCCAAGAACCGGAATTTAGGGATCAAGGGTTCACACGTCCAAAAGTGCTTATTCTCTTACCAACCAGAAATTCATGTTACGAATTGGTTGAACTACTCATTAAACTTTCAGGCTGtgaacaacaagaaaataaGAAAAAGTTCATGAATCAATTCTATGCTAAAGAATTACCACCAGACACCAAGCCTCTTGATTTTAGAGACTCTTTCAAAGGAAACAACAACGATTTCTTTTGTCTTGggttgaagttgacaaGAAAATCATTGAAGTTATACTCTTCATTCTACTCTTCCGATATAATTATTGCATCTCCTATCGGACTCTCTATGATCTTGGAGAACCCAGATAAGAAAAAGAGACAGTACgattttgtttcttctattgAAGTATTGATTGTTGACAGAGCcaaccaaattgaaatgCAAAACTGGGAAAATGTGGCTACAGTTATGCGTTATGTCAATAAAATCCCTAAAGATTTCCACGATGCAGACTTTTCAAGAATCAGAATGTGGTCTATCAATGACCAAAGTAAGCTACTCAGACAAAATTTGATCTTCAGTGAATACTTGACACCaaatatcaacaacttgataaCCTCCAAATCTTTCAACATCGGAAACAAGACAAAATTCAAGCCAATAATtaattccaacaattgtATTATGAACTCGATTggtttgaaattgaagcaGATTTTCCAAAGATTTGACAGCCCATCGCCGGTTCTGGATCCTGAAGTAAgattcaagttcttcatcaatACTGTATTACCATCGTTgatgaaatcttcttcgtattcTGACGGTATTATGATCTTTGTTCCTTCTTACTTTGACTATCTCAGAATCAAACACCACTTGAAGTCATCtaccaagttcaactttggATCCATTGACGAGTACAGTTCCCAGTCAAAGTCCACCAAGGCTAGACAACAGTTCATGGCTGGCAAAATCAATATCATGTTGTACACTGAAAGATTGCACTATTTtagaagatttgaaatcaGCGGGGTCAAGACGATGTTGATGTACGGTTTACCCAGCAATCCAGTCTTCTACAAGGAGTTGGTAAGATTTATTGGTAAATCTGTTTTTAGAGAACAATGtgacttggacttggctTTTGTCAAGATCCTATTCTCCAAATGGGACGCTGTTACTTTAGAGAGGGTCGTTGGTAACGAAAGGGCACATGCATTATGTAACTCACCTAATGAGTTATTTGAGTTTAGATAG
- a CDS encoding predicted protein, whose protein sequence is TALFNFQSLLQVILLLICTCTYVHATAPALLDSRKTGILGVFWKFARVGERLSPYVAIGCFIMAFNTLSS, encoded by the coding sequence ACTgctttgttcaacttccaaTCGTTGTTACAGGTGATACTCCTATTGATCTGCACGTGTACTTACGTCCATGCTACAGCTCCTGCTCTCTTAGACAGCAGAAAGACTGGAATCTTAGGTGTATTTTGGAAATTTGCCAGAGTTGGTGAGAGATTGAGTCCATATGTAGCTATAGGATGTTTCATAATGGCCTTCAATACTTTGAGTTCATAG
- the ARO10 gene encoding pyruvate decarboxylase (PDC6) (PDC3) (pyruvate decarboxylase [EC:4.1.1.1] [KO:K01568]) produces MTPVQETIRLPGTSSPTVPENVTLGEYLFLRISQANPKLRSIFGIPGDFNVDLLEHLYSPVVAGRDIKFIGLCNELNGAYTADGYSRAIGGLSTFISTFGVGELSAINGIAGSFAEFSPVLHIVGTTSLPQRDHAINGSDVRNHHHLIQNKNPLCQPNHDVYKKMIEPISVIQESLDSDLQRNMEKIDRVLVKILQESRPGYLFIPCDITNLIVPSYRLYETPLPLEIQLTTSGVEVLEDVVDAILFRLYKSKNPSLLSDCLTTRFNLQDKLNTLVAKLPSNFVKLFSTNMARNIDESLSNFVGLYFGIGSSSKEVSRQLERNTDFLINLGYFNAETTTAGYSNDFSNIEEYIEINPDYIKVNEHIINIKNPESGKRLFSMGQLLDALLFKLDLNKIENINNNNISYKFFPPTLYEQDNNTDYIPQTKLVDYLNENLQPGDLLVMDTMSFCFALPDIMLPQGVQLLTQNYYGSIGYALPSTFGATMAVNDLGSDRRIILIEGDGAAQMTIQELSSFLKYKEFLPNMPKIFLINNDGYTVERMIKGPTRSYNDINGEWSWTQLLGVFGDKEQKYHSTALLRNVNEFNKYFEFQRQTDNSKLEFIELIAGKYDCPLRFSEMFCKK; encoded by the coding sequence ATGACCCCTGTGCAAGAAACAATACGCCTTCCAGGCACTTCTTCTCCTACGGTTCCTGAAAACGTCACTTTGGGCGAGTATCTCTTCCTCAGAATCTCTCAGGCTAATCCAAAGTTGAGGTCCATCTTTGGTATTCCTGGCGACTTCAATGTCGATTTGTTGGAACACTTGTACTCTCCAGTTGTCGCTGGAAGAGACATAAAGTTTATTGGCTTATGTAACGAATTGAATGGTGCCTACACTGCTGATGGATACTCCAGGGCCATTGGAGGTTTGAGCACTTTTATTTCTACATTCGGTGTTGGTGAATTGTCGGCCATTAACGGAATCGCTGGATCGTTTGCTGAGTTTTCTCCTGTGCTTCACATTGTAGGCACCACCTCCTTACCACAACGTGACCATGCCATTAACGGCAGCGACGTTAGAAACCACCACCACTTAATTCAAAACAAGAATCCTTTGTGTCAGCCAAATCATGATgtctacaagaagatgattgAACCTATCTCAGTTATTCAGGAATCTTTAGACAGTGATTTGCAAAGGAACATGGAAAAGATTGATAGAGTTTTGGTTAAGATTCTCCAGGAATCTAGACCTGGATACCTCTTTATCCCTTGTGATATTACCAACTTAATAGTCCCAAGCTATAGATTATATGAAACCCCATTACCTCTTGAAATCCAATTGACCACTTCTGGCGTCGAAGTATTAGAAGACGTTGTTGACGCTATTTTGTTCAGATTGTACAAGAGTAAGAACCCATCGTTGTTGTCGGATTGCTTGACTACCAGATTCAATCTTCaagacaagttgaatacACTTGTTGCTAAATTACCTTCCAACTTcgtcaagttgttttcGACAAACATGGCTAGAAACATAGATGAGTCGCTCAGCAACTTTGTAGGTCTTTACTTTGGCATTGGTTCTTCAAGCAAGGAAGTGTCCAGACAATTGGAGAGAAACACCGAtttcttgatcaatttgGGATACTTTAATGCTGAAACTACGACTGCTGGTTATTCCAATGACTTCTCCAATATCGAGGAGtatattgaaatcaacCCTGATTACATCAAGGTCAATGAACACATCATTAACATTAAAAATCCTGAGTCTGGAAAGAGGTTGTTCTCTATGGGCCAGTTGTTGGATGCATTACTCTTTAAATTAGACCTCAACAAGATTGAGAACAtaaacaacaataatattaGCTACAAGTTCTTCCCACCAACTTTATATGAGCAAGACAACAATACCGATTACATTCCACAAACAAAACTAGTGGACTATTTGAATGAGAATTTGCAGCCTGGTGATCTTTTGGTAATGGACACCATGTCATTCTGCTTTGCTTTACCTGACATAATGCTTCCACAAGGTGTTCAATTATTAACCCAGAATTACTATGGATCCATTGGCTATGCATTGCCATCCACTTTCGGTGCTACCATGGCAGTCAATGACCTTGGTAGTGATAGAAGAATCATCTTAATTGAAGGTGATGGGGCAGCCCAGATGACTATCCAGGAATTGTCTTCGTTCCTCAAATACAAGGAATTTTTGCCAAACATGCCtaagatcttcttgatcaataACGATGGTTACACTGTCGAGAGAATGATTAAGGGACCAACCAGATCATACAATGACATCAATGGTGAATGGAGTTGGACACAATTGCTTGGTGTGTTTGGAGATAAAGAGCAAAAGTACCACTCTACTGCCTTGTTGCGCAATGTCAACgaattcaacaagtattttgaatttcaaaGGCAGACTGACAATTCTAAGTTGGAGTTCATTGAGTTGATAGCCGGCAAATACGATTGTCCTCTTAGATTTAGCGAAATGTTTTGCAAGAAATAG
- the SIW14 gene encoding tyrosine phosphatase: DITPRYADILDSQRLYDDNRFIRTKLEQLKLEEGAFTGVDEERAYEEDLDDKLDMKLQRKLQKEYESNLKFHISQPLTPPENFAPIINKIYRSSFPQPNNFTFLRKLKLKSVLCLIPEEYPQLHLEFLEHENIKLFQLGMSGNKEPFVKISSDLITEAAKIVLNPENQPILIHCNRGKHRTGCLVGVLRRLQKWSLTIIFDEYRKFAAPKERPMDQQFIELYDETPIIRYAEENNLLPLQWD; this comes from the exons GATATCACACCTAGATATGCGGACATCCTTGATTCGCAGCGACTTTACGACGACAACAGATTTATACGGACAAAGCTTGAGCAACTCAAACTCGAAGAGGGAGCATTTACAGGAG ttgatgaagagaGGGCATACGAAGAAGACCTAGACGATAAACTAGATATGAAATTACAGAGAAAATTGCAGAAAGAGTATGaatccaacttgaagttccaCATTCTGCAGCCTCTCACACCACCAGAGAATTTTGCCCCaatcatcaacaagatctacaggtcttcttttcctcaACCAAACAACTTTACATTCTTGAGAAAGCTAAAATTGAAGTCTGTGCTTTGTTTGATTCCCGAAGAATACCCTCAGCTTCATCTTGAGTTCTTGGAGCACGAGAACATCAAACTTTTCCAGTTGGGAATGTCAGGAAACAAAGAGCCGTTTGTGAAAATCAGTTCAGACTTGATTACTGAAGCAGCAAAAATAGTTCTCAATCCAGAAAACCAGCCAATCTTGATCCATTGCAATAGGGGCAAACATAGAACCGGATGCTTGGTAGGAGTATTACGTAGGTTACAGAAATGGTCGTTAACGATTATCTTTGACGAGTACAGAAAGTTTGCCGCTCCTAAGGAAAGACCCATGGATCAGCAGTTT